Genomic window (Clostridiales bacterium):
GCCCATTAAAGCGGCACGCGAGCTGGGTTCAGAACGTCGTGAGACAGTTCGGTCCCTATCCGTCGCGGGCGCAGGAAATTTGAGAGGGGCTGTCCTTAGTACGAGAGGACCGGGATGGACAGACCAATGGTGCACCAGTTGTCCCGCCAGGGGCACAGCTGGGTAGCTAAGTCTGGGACTGATAAGCGCTGAAAGCATCTAAGCGCGAAGCAGGCCTCAAGAAAAGATTTCCCACGATGTATGCAAATACATCGGTAAGACGCCTCAGAGAACATGAGGTAGATAGGCTGCAGGTGTAAGCACGGCAACGTGTTAAGCTGAGCGGTACTAATAAGTCGAGGGCTTGACCAGACAACAGGTCGCAATACATTGTGCAGCAGAAAGGGCGGCAACAGCCCCGGGGATACACCCGTTCCCATACCGAACACGAAGGTTAAGCCCGGGTACGCTGATGGTACTGAAGCGGTGACGCTTCGGCAGAGTAAGTCACTGCCCATATTTCTTTCAAAAGCTTCAACAGATTCTGTTGAGGCTTTTGTTGTTTTTTGTTCTAATGCGGCAGCAAAGCCAAGAACTTATCAAAACTCTCATAATGCTCATTGTTGCTCAAAATAACATAAGTCCAAATTTTTAATTGAAGCTTTTTGAAGTGACAATGTTAAGAGATAGCAATATAATATATTTATATTATATTGCTTAACAGGGGTGAATATATGAAATTTAGAAGATGGTACGTATATGTTTTGATCGTTTGCGTTATAACTCTTGGTATATTTTCATGGCATACGTCCATAAAGCATAATATAAATAACAACAAGCAGGAAATAACTAGAAATCAGGATGCATTGCCGCAGAAACCAGAGCCGGATGAGCAGGAAGAGCAAAAAAAGGAGCCTGTAGATATTTCACTTGTGGCCGTAGGAGATGACCTTATGCATCTTGAAGTTATAAATGACTTTAAAAAGTCGGACGGCAGTTATGATTTTACTCCGCTTTATAGTGATATTAAAGATGAAGTTTCAAGTGCTGATATAGCCTTTATAAATCAGGAGACTATACTCGGTGGAACAAAGCTTGGTTTATCAGGTTATCCGACTTTTAATTCGCCCCAGGAATTAGGGAGAGACCTTATAAAAGTTGGATTTAATGTAATAAATCATGCAACAAATCATGCTCTTGATAAAGGGGTAAAGGGAATAAACAACACTATTTCTTTCTGGAGATCACACCCGGAGGTTACTATGGTAGGGATATATGAAAGCCAAGAGGATAGGGATACTATAAGAGTCGTAGATAAAAAGGGTATAAAAATCGCATTTTTATCTTATGCATATGGCACAAATGGCATACCGATTCCTAAAGGTAAACCTTACATAGTAAATATAATAGATAAAAATCTTATAGCTAATGATGTAAAGCGCGCAAAAGAACTTGCTGATGCTGTCATAGTATCCCTGCATTGGGGGAATGAATATCAGGAAGTCCCGTCGAAGCAGCAAAAAGAGCTTGCCTCGTATTTAGCAGATCTTGGAGTGACGTTAATAATAGGGCATCATCCCCATGTGCTTGAACCAGTTGAGTGGATGAAAGGGAAAGATGGGAACAATATGCTTGTGGCTTATTCACTCGGAAATCTCGTTTCATGCCAGAATGAAATTCCAAGGCTCGTAGGCGGGATGCTCAAGCTCAATATAGAAAAAGATGTTAATGACAGGATATCGATAAAAAATCCCGAAATTATACCTGTTGTCACACATTATGAGAGATATGCAAAGGGGTTTAGAATATACAAATTAAAAGACTATACCGATAGCCTTGCAAAAGCCCATGGATTAAACAGGCTGGGAAAGCATGTTACCGTCCAGGCATTTAAGAATGAGGCATCGGCGGTTTTAAAAGGCTGGTACAATTTAAAATAAATTTTACATAACTATTATTTTCCGGGAAATAATAATGAATAAATTTTTGATAATAGGCACATAATTTAAGGAGATGCACATTAGATGCATCTCCTTAAATTATGTTCTTACATTATCGCGGGGTGGAGCAATTGGTAGCTCGCCGGGCTCATAATCCGGAGGTTGTCGGTTCAAATCCTTCCCCCGCAACCATTTATATATTTAATTTAAAATTTGTTAATACTTTCTTAATAAGGAGTTCACTTTTGAATTGTACTATATAGATAATTAATAAGCCTCCTTTTTTAATATTTTATATGGAAGTGGCCCTTAAAATAAGGGCTATTTGTGTTTTTTGGCGTTTTAAAAACTGATTATCCCACAAATCAAACTAAATACATGTAATGTACTACAATTCGTAATTTGAGATTATATTATTTTGAACACTCATTCGCCAGATTCAAGTTTTGTAAGTTCTAAGGCCAGCAGCCTTAAGAATCCAATAGCTTTTGAAACTCGTTTCACTCAGACAATCAAAAGCTCTAAGGATTCTTTTGCGGCAGCAAAGCCAAGAACTTATCAAAACTCTTATAATACTCATTCGTCGTTCAAAATAACATAATCCTATTTATGACTGATTTCATATTACAAATCAATAATGTACCTAAAAAGCTATAAATAAATTTCACTGTATAGTATAATTTTATAAAGCACAAAAATATTGTGCAAGTTATAAACAAGCTTAACGCATGTGTACTAAATATATGTACTTAAACTATTTGAAGAATATTATGGAAAGAAACTCAGCGATTGAAATAATATCTTCCAAATATAAAAATGCATGCCCTTAAAATTGGAATCAAAGGTGAATTTTATGCTGTATAGAATAAAACAGTTTTTTAGAGGTATTTTTGTTTGCGTCCCGCCTGAAAGTGGTATACTTATTAAAAGATATTTAAATAAAAAAGAATATGATCTTTTTATGAAACTTCCTCCTTATGAAAGAGCTCATGCTTTGAATACTGCTTTTACAGTTCAAGGTTTCGGAGATATCGATAATAAGGAGATTATCGTGAAGGCGGCACTGCTCCACGATATAGGAAAAGTCGGCAGCGGTATTGGCATATTCGGGAAATCTATTTTAGTTTTGACGGATAAATTTTTTCCTGATTTTTCACATAAACTTTCACAAAAAATCGATATGTTTAAAATATATTATAAACATCCTGAAATAGGAGCTAAATTATTGGAAAGCATAGGAACAGATAAAAAAGTAATATTGCTGGTTGAAAATCATCATTCAAATAAATATATAAAGGGAATAGAGTATTTAAAAAAAGCTGACAGTTTAAATTGACAGGAAGGTGGTGTAGTATAAATGAAAAAACCATTAGAGCTTTTAATTTCTATCATAATATCCATTGTGCTGCTTAGTATAATATTTCCCTCGGATCCTAAGAAGACGGATCTTATAACACAGTTTAGGTCGTATATAAAATCCGGTAAAAAAAGCGCTGAAATTAAAAATTATACTTTGGGAAGGCTTCTTCAGGTTGACGAGGATGGAAGCGCACTCATATGGTCGACGGACGAGAAGCATTTATATTATTCGAAACCTTCAGAGGATATGGGATCCGACGAGCTCTGGGTATCGGATCTTAAGGAATATAAAAGCAATATTGAAAGCGATATTCAATTAATTAATATAAGAAATCCAAAATTAAGCCCTGACGGGAAAATGCTGGCATTTATATCCGGTCCGGAGGAGAAAAACAGTTTGATTTTGTACAATATGAATACGGGACAGTTTAAGGATATAACTCCGACAAAAATATTCGATATAGGCATAACTTCCTATGACTGGGATACCGACTCAAAAAATATATTGATGTCCCTGGATCTGGTAAGTCCATCTATACAAATCTATAACATAGAGATGGATGAGATAAAAAAGTTTAATATAAAATTGAGAAACTGCAGAAATGCTGCATTTTATAAAAATGGGGGCATAATGTTTTCACAACTGGATGAAGATGGAAAGTACAAAATCTATACGGCTGACAGCAGAGGTGGCAATATAACATATATTGCAGAAGGCTGGGATTTTATCTTATCAGATGATATGAACAAGATTGCCATATTGTCTGATGGTGATGGACAGGGGAACCTTTCGGTATATAATATCGATTCTAAAAAGACGGTAAACCTTTTGTCATCTCCTGCATCAAATGTTTACTGGGTATCCGACGGATCGCTTTTATATTCCAGTGAAAGGGACAGTGCGAATGCAAAAGTATTTGAAGGCGATATACACTATTACGGGAATGATGGAAAACAAAAAATCATAACAGGGGCGATACATACGATTTTTGTGCCATCCGAGAGTGGAAATAAGATAGCTATGACTTCTCCGGCATATATGAACGGCAAGAAAGAAGAAAAGGGTATATTTTTCGGAGAATTATTAAAAGATGCTACTAAAAAATAGATATATTTCAGGGGTGGTTTTATGAAGGGGAAAGAAAGAAGACAGCAGATAATAGAACTTTTAAATACCCATGGCAGACCTGTAAACGGTACGTATTTATCCCAAAAATTAATGGTATCGAGGCAGGTTATCGTTCAGGATATTGCAATATTGAGAGCAAAGGGGACAAATATCATCGCTACGCCGAGGGGATATATAATACCGGATTATCCTGAAAGCAGATATCTAAAAAGAATAATTGCATGCATACACGATAATGAAGGAATAGAGGATGAGCTAAATACAATTATTTCATGCGGCGGAAGGGTTATCGATGTGATGGTAGAGCATCCGCTTTATGGAGAACTCAGGGGAATGCTTATGTTATTTTCAAAAAACGATGTTGACGATTATATAAATAAATTAAGGGCAAGCAACGGGAAACCGCTTTTAGTCCTTACAGGAGGTGTTCACCTTCATACTATAGAAGCCGACAGCATAAAAAAACTGGACATGATAGAAGATAAACTGAGGGAGAAGGGCTATTTTCTGGATACAAAAGTATAGATTACCCGTGTGTCGGTTATTTTCGATAGAGAAAGTATTTTTAACTATTACGGAAGGCTAAGCAGGTGCATTAAATTATTTGAAGAATATTTTTCAAATGTAGAAAATGTATCTATGTTAGGTTGATATAACATTAACAATACGAGGAGGAATAAGATGAAACTTGAAAAGTTGTTAAATTGGAAAGTTATACTTGCAGCCCTTGTTATTTTGCTTATAATATTTTTTTCAAGTATAATAAATTTTTTGGTCAATGTCCAATGGTTCGTAGAAGTTGGATATTCCAGCGTGTTTTTTACAAAGCTATTTACCGAATTAAAGTTTGGGATTCCTATATTTGTTGTTTTATTTTTAATAATCTATTTTTATTTGTTATTTATGAAAGGACAATATATAAAGTATTCAAAAGCGATATATTCCAAGCAGCAGCTTAAATCTGCAAGTGTCAAATTATTTCTGGTGGCATTTATACTTTCTGCATTGATAGCGTTTGGCATAACATCGTCAAAATGGGACGATATTTTAAAATTTATATATGCAACCCCGTTTAATTTAAAGGATCCGCTGTTTGGGAAGGATATAAGTTTTTACATGTTCAGGCTTCCTATGTATAGGACGATTTACAATTTTGCGTTCAGCACGCTTTTTATAATAACTATATTAAATCTTATATTTTATCTTGTAGTTGCAATAAACACCATGAGCGAAAACAGATATTCCGACTACAATGTTCTTCAAATGGATAGGCACAGGAGATTCATGATAGGAAAGGGCGTGTTTGAATTTGCCGCAAAGCAGATGTCATTTTTCATCTGCGCCATATTTATAATGGTAGGAATAGGCTATTTGTTTAAAAATTATAACCTTGTTTATTCCTCAAGGGGTGTGGCATTTGGAGCAAGCTATACCGATGTCCATGTAACATATCTGTTTAACAGGATACTTATGGCATTAAGCATAGTTGCAGCTCTTTCCATATTCTATGCAATGTATAAAAAGAAAGTAAAGCTTACATTGTGGGTAATAGGAATAATGATAGGCGCATCCCTTGTACAGGGGATTTTTGAAACAGCTGTACAAAAACTCGTCGTATTTCCAAATGAAATAGTTAAAGAAAAACCATATATAGATTTCAATATCAAATATACAAGGCTTGCATATGGGTTGGATAATGTTGAGCAGAAGGATTTTCCGGCAGAACAGAATTTAACGCCCCAGGATATAGCCAGCAATAAAAATACCATAGATAACATAAGAATAAACGATTTTGCGCCGGCACTCGATGTATACAATCAGCTTCAGGGGATAAGGCCGTATTACAGGTTTAGCGATGTGGATATTGACAGATATACTATAAATGGAAAATATACGCAGGTTTTTGCTGCCGCAAGAGAGCTTGATAAAGATAAACTTCCGGCCGGATCACAGACATGGCAAAACAAACACCTTTTGTATACGCATGGCTATGGAATAACGATGTCACCGGTAAATAGCGTTACTTCGGAAGGGCAACCTAATTTCATAATAAAGGATATTCCACCGGTATCCTCATCGGATATAAAAGTAGACAGACCGGAGATATATTTCGGTGAGCTTGCGAATGATTATATAATAACCAATACAAAGCAGAAGGAGATCGATTACCCTTCCGGTGATTCAAATAATTATACTACCTATCAGGGTAGTGCCGGAATAAAATTAAATGGATTGAACAGATTGCTTTTTATGATAAAAGAAGGAAGCTTTAACTTCCTGCTTTCAAATGCCATAACATCCAATAGCAAGATAATATTGAACAGGAATATTGTTCAAAGGGTCCAGCAGATCGCTCCATTTTTAATATATGATAAGGATCCATATATTGTAGTAAATGGAGGAAAACTTTACTGGATAATAGATGCATATACGGCAAGTTCGGCTTATCCTTATTCGGAGCCTATAAATAATATCAATTATATAAGAAATTCCGTAAAGGTTATAATTGATGCGTATAATGGCAAAACAAATTTTTACATTTATGATAAAAAGGATCCGATAGCCATGACGTACAACAAGATATTCCCTCACCTTTTTAAGAGCGCGGATGAGCTTCCATCAGGGCTTAAGGAACATTTGAGATATCCTGAAGATATATTCGATATACAGCTTGAGATTTATAAAAAATACCATATGACGGATTCAAGCATATTTTATACCAGAGAGGATATGTGGTCTGTTTCAGGTCCCACAGCCGATACGGATCAGGCACAGGCACAAAACAATTCTGAACCATCGTATATAATAATGAAGCTGCCGGACGGGAAGGATGAAGAATTTATGCTCATAAATCCATATACACCGGCCGGAAAGGGAAACATGGTCGCCTGGCTTAGTGCGAGGATGGATAAAGAAAATTATGGCAAGCTTATAGTATATAAGTTCCCGAGGCAGAAGACTGTATACGGTCCTTCCCAGTTTAAGGCCATGGTAAATTCCGACCCTACGATATCAAAGGAAAAATCCCTTTGGAACCAGCAGGGGTCGGGTATCATGGAAGGAACTACAATAACAATACCCATAGATAAATCTTTACTGTATGTTATGCCCTTATATATAAAATCAACAGGTTCTAACAGCATACCTGAGATGAAAAGGGTAATACTCGGATATGGAGATAGAATAGTGATGGAAGATACGCTTGGCAAGGCATTAAACAGCATGTTCAATATACAAAATACCGGTACCACAACAACCCAGCAGGAAGAAAATACCCATCCTGGCACGACTACTATAAATGAAAATGCCGGCAACCTGATTAAGGAGGCAAACGATGAGTTTGCAAAGGCCAAGGATGCTCAGCAAAAAGGCGACTGGGCGGGATACGGAAGCCATATAAACAAGCTTGAAAGCTTGCTTAAGCAATTAAACGAGTTATCAAAATAGTACAGTTTTATTTTTGTTTTATCGTGATTTTTTTGGCTGCTGCTGTATATAAATAGAATAAGAATATGAAAAAGAGGTGACATTAATAAAGTTTAAAAGGCTGCTGCCTTTTCTACTGGTAATCGTATTTGTATTATCTGCCTGTCAAAGCAGTAATAGAATTTACACAGGATATAAAAATAAATATATGATAAATGTTTATTATAAACCTGATGAAAATTCGATATTTGGAAGTGAAAAACTATCATATAAAAATACTGAGAATATAAAATTAGACAAAATATATTTTCATTTATATCCTAATTTTTATAGAAATGAAGATAAAATATCTGCCATGGGAAATATAAACAGTATTTATCCTGAGGGGTTTAATCCCGGACAGATCGATGTTATTGATGCGCAGGTGGATAATAAAACAGTTAAATGGGATATAGAATCGCAGGATAAAACAATCTTGTGTTTAAATTTTACAAGGCCGGTAAATATAAACCAGAAAATAGAGATAAAAATAGACTTTCAAGAGAAACTTCCTTATGCATATACGGCCTTCGGTACCTTCAATGGGATAGCCTGCTTTGAAAACTGGTACCCTGTACTATGCGTATATGATAGCGGGGGTTGGCATAAAGAAGCGGGTTCGGCCATAGGGGAGCCCAATTTTAGCGAAGTTGCGGATTATGAGGTTGAAATAAATGTTCCAAAAAGTGAAATTGTCGCATCTTCAGGGAAATGCATAAAAGAGAAAGATTTAGACCTTGGGAGAAAGAGCTTAAAGCTGAAAGCGGACAGTGTCAGGGATTTTACATGGTTTAGCAGCAAATCTTTCGATATCTTACAAAAAAAGTTCAATGGAGTGACTATAAAGTCGTATTTTTTCTCCAAGGACGCCGCAATGGGGATCAAGGCTATAGAATATGCAAAGAATGCGGTTAAACTTTTTTCGGATAAGTTTGGTAAATATCCTTATGACACTTTTTCAGTAGTTGAGACTTATCTTTATGGAGGTGCAATGGAATATCCGACGATAACGTCTGTCGGCAGGCAATATTATGAAAACAAGGACAGCAAGCTATTGGAAAGTGCTGTTGCCCATGAAACGTCCCATCAGTGGTGGTATGTTACCGTAGGGAACAATGAATATAAAGAGCCATGGCTGGATGAGGCTATGGCAACCTATTCAGAGTATATGTATTTTGAAAAATATTATGGAGATGATGACTTAACACAGAGACTGCAGACCGGGATTAAAAATTCCAATAAGCATCCCGGCGATTCCGTAGATAAATTTAGAAATATAGATGAATACAATAATACAGTATATTTGAAAGGAGCATATATAATCGATGAGTTTAGAAAGAAGGTGGGAGATAGTTTATTTATTGAAACTATGAAAGGGTATTATGACAAATACAAGTTTAAGAATGCAAGTATATCTGATTTCTTGGATATCGTCAAAAACGTATGCGGTAGTGAAACAGCGGAATTTATAAGGTCAAGGCTCTGATGTAAATAAAGATATAGAAGTGGATGCTTCTGTATCTTTTTGTGTTATAATCTTGATGGATACAATATATTATTTTTTAAACAGCATATTTAAAATTAATATATGGGAGGTTTTCTAATGGATATCAAGGAATTTAACAATCCGGGGTCAATATACCGGCCGGCGCCCTTTTGGAGCTGGAACGACAAGCTCGATAAGGAGGAGCTTAAAAGGCAGATAGATGAAATGGCTGATAAAGGCTGGGGCGGTTATTTCATGCACTCGAGAGTTGGGCTTGTCACAGGTTATCTTTCTCCTGAATGGATGGAAATGATAAAGGCATGTGCTGACGAGGCAAGGGCAACGCATACATATGCATGGCTCTATGATGAGGACAAATGGCCGTCGGGATTTGCAGGCGGCAAGGTGGCCGAAATGGATGTAAGTTATAGAGGATGCCGTCTTGTACTGATCAAAAAAGATGAAATTACTGATAACGATAAACCTCTGGAAAAATTTAAGAGCGAAGGACAGGAATACGCAATATGCAAGAGAAGGTATTCAATGGGGAAACCCTGGTTTAACGGGGCATGCTATGTAGACCTTATGAATCCTGAAGCCGTAAAGGCCTTCATTGGCTGCACCCATGAAGAATATAAGAAATACTGCGGCGGTTATTTTGGGAAAGAGATACCAGGTATATTCACGGATGAGCCGTGTTATTTGTACGAACACGGGCCGGAGCCAACGCTTCCGTGGTCGGATTATCTGCCCGGATATTTCAAGAAGCTTAAGGGTTATAATATAGAGGATCACCTGAAGGAATTATTTTATGATACGGATGATTACCACAAAATCAGGTTTGACTTTTTTGATGCCGCTACAAGATTGTTCCTTGAAAGCTGGACGAAGCAGTATTATAACTGGTGCTGCAGGAACAACATGAAGATGACGGGGCATTTCATGGCGGAAGATTCCCTCACATATCAGATGCAGTGGATAGGTGCTGCAATGCCCCATTATGAATTTATGCACTGGCCGGGAATAGATAAGCTTGGAAGGCATATTGAGCAGCTTGTAACAGTAAAGCAGGTGTCGTCCGTTGCTGACCAGCTTGGCAAGGAAAGGTCATTTAGCGAGGTATTCGGGTGCATAGGCCAGCAGGTAAGTTTTTATCATAGAAAATGGATCGCCGATTGGCAGGCAGCGCTTGGCATTAGTTTTGTGAATTCACATTTATCTCTGTATTCTATGAGGGGCGAGAGAAAAAGGGACTATCCTGCAGACTTATTCTACCAGCAGCCCTGGTGGAAGGATGAAAGAAAATTCGGCGATTATATAGGGAGGCTTTGCTACACTGTTTCGCAGGGCAAAAGAGATGTGGACATACTTGTTATACACCCGATTGGAAGCGTATGGAGCGAATATTCTCCGCTGCATGAGAAGAACGGACTATCAAAAGAAAAGGGATTTTACGATTTGCCGTTTGAATCGCTTTCTAAAAAATTGATTGCCAGAAAGTTGGATTTTCATTATGGCGATGAGATAATAATGGAAAATCATGCGAAGGTTGAAAATGGGAAGTTGATCATAGGCCGCCATTCATATACTACCGTAATAGTTCCGCCATCCCTTACACTAAGGGCGAATACTGTAAGGCTGCTTAAGGAATTTGCGAAAGAGGCGGGACCTCAAAGGCTTATATTTATCAAACAGTATCCGGACAGGATTGATGGGGAAACTTCGGATATTGGCATGCCGGACGGCATCATAAAGACATCCAGCGTCGATGATGCCATCGGTATTGTCGATGGTTATTATAAGGACAGGGTAAGGATAACCGACACGATGGCCAATTCCAATGCAGATAAGATAATATGCCATAAGAGGATATCAAAAGACGGTGAAACTTTGTTTTTCGCAAACACAGATGAAAAAAGGGAAATAAATGCTGAAATATCGCTTCCTGGGACAAGAAAGCCGTATATACTTGATTTGATGTCGGGAGAGGTTTATAAGACACCTGTCACATATGATGAGGGAAGGACATTAATAAGATTGAAATTTTATCCTGCAGGGAGTTTGCTTCTCTTATTCCCGGCTCATGAAATAGAATCCCATGAAGCATTGAGATTCTTAGACAGCGGCGTCATGTTCGGCAGTTTTGATAAAATAGTGAATGTAATCGACGATTGGGCTGTAAAACCCCTTGAAGAGAATGTACTGCCTGTAAACGATGTCACCCTTTATTTAAAGGGCAAATGTGTAGTGAAAGATGGGCCCGTGACAAAAGTGCTGCATAAGTATTTTTATAAGGCGGAGAATGGCACCCCGTTTAAAGCGGAATATAAATTTGAGGTGCTGGATATTCCTGAAGGAGATGTATTTGCAGCAATAGAGGTGGCGGAAAATTTAGATCGGATCACGATAAACGGTACAGAAGTAAAACCTTTGAAAAAGCGCGGAGAGATGGGAAAGTTCGATCCTCAAAAGAGCTGGAAGGATATTAACTTTACGAAGGTGCCCCTGAATGGGAACATAAAGCGGGGTATAAATACGTTAGTTATAGAGGGTAAAAAGGTTAATAATATATCCGCGCCTGCATGCCATGTAAGGGTTAAAGATTTTAACAACCATATGCCGACGGAGGCTGAGGCGATTTATATCGCAGGAGATTTTGAAGTTTTCGATCTTGATAAAGTAAAATTTGCAATAGGCAATAGAAAGGGGAATATTTTAGGCAAAAATTTAACAGAATCAGGTTATCCTTTCTATGCAGGTAGAGCAGAGTATAGCTCAAATGTAAATTACAAGGGAGAAGGCAGGGCATATTTAAAAATAAATGATGTCAATGCGGCATGCGTTGAATTGTATGTTAACGGGCATTTTGTAGGAGTAAAATATTGGGCTCCATATATCTTTGATGTAACCAAGTTTGTAAGGGATGGAAATAACGAATTAAAGATTGTGGCAGCTACAACATTGTTTAACCTGATGGGACCAAACAGGATCGCCGGCATTGAAAATGATACGGGAGTAGGTCCGGGAACTTTTGTGGATTTCAGGAGATTTACTGAAAAATATAAATTCATGCCCTTTGGAATCAGCAGTGCCTGTATATATAAGTAGCAAATACTAATGAATTATAAAAAAGGATGCTCATGCATCCTTTTTTATAATAAAAGGGGGATTGCGATGGAAACATCTCTTCACTCTTCTATTAAAAGGTGGTATGCCCGTCCCGGTGACAGGCTTGAAGCGATGATGGAAGGCTATATAATAGATATATTGCGCGATGACTTGCTGATTGAGATACAGACAAAAAATTTTTCAGCGATAAGCAGAAAACTATACAAGCTTTTAAAAAGTCATAGAATAAGGCTTGTATACCCTATTCCGAAAGAAAAATATATAGTAAAAATATCGTCATATGATGGCAGCATATTGAGCAGGAGAAAGTCGCCAAAACATGGCAGACTGATTGACATATTCGATGAGCTTATAAGAATACCCGCTATTATCAATGAAGATAATTTCATGTTTGAAGCCCTTTTTATAAAGGAGGAGGATATAACCTGCCAGGATGGAAAGGGAAGTTGGAGAAGAAGGGGAATCAGCATAGTGGACAGAAAACTTACGGATGTTTTTGAAAGTGTGCAGTTTGCATGCAAGGATGATTTCTATATTTTTTTACCTGACAACCTATCTTACCCTTTTACAAATAAAGACTATGCAAGATGTTTTGGCTGTACCATATCAAAAGCGAG
Coding sequences:
- a CDS encoding glycoside hydrolase; the protein is MDIKEFNNPGSIYRPAPFWSWNDKLDKEELKRQIDEMADKGWGGYFMHSRVGLVTGYLSPEWMEMIKACADEARATHTYAWLYDEDKWPSGFAGGKVAEMDVSYRGCRLVLIKKDEITDNDKPLEKFKSEGQEYAICKRRYSMGKPWFNGACYVDLMNPEAVKAFIGCTHEEYKKYCGGYFGKEIPGIFTDEPCYLYEHGPEPTLPWSDYLPGYFKKLKGYNIEDHLKELFYDTDDYHKIRFDFFDAATRLFLESWTKQYYNWCCRNNMKMTGHFMAEDSLTYQMQWIGAAMPHYEFMHWPGIDKLGRHIEQLVTVKQVSSVADQLGKERSFSEVFGCIGQQVSFYHRKWIADWQAALGISFVNSHLSLYSMRGERKRDYPADLFYQQPWWKDERKFGDYIGRLCYTVSQGKRDVDILVIHPIGSVWSEYSPLHEKNGLSKEKGFYDLPFESLSKKLIARKLDFHYGDEIIMENHAKVENGKLIIGRHSYTTVIVPPSLTLRANTVRLLKEFAKEAGPQRLIFIKQYPDRIDGETSDIGMPDGIIKTSSVDDAIGIVDGYYKDRVRITDTMANSNADKIICHKRISKDGETLFFANTDEKREINAEISLPGTRKPYILDLMSGEVYKTPVTYDEGRTLIRLKFYPAGSLLLLFPAHEIESHEALRFLDSGVMFGSFDKIVNVIDDWAVKPLEENVLPVNDVTLYLKGKCVVKDGPVTKVLHKYFYKAENGTPFKAEYKFEVLDIPEGDVFAAIEVAENLDRITINGTEVKPLKKRGEMGKFDPQKSWKDINFTKVPLNGNIKRGINTLVIEGKKVNNISAPACHVRVKDFNNHMPTEAEAIYIAGDFEVFDLDKVKFAIGNRKGNILGKNLTESGYPFYAGRAEYSSNVNYKGEGRAYLKINDVNAACVELYVNGHFVGVKYWAPYIFDVTKFVRDGNNELKIVAATTLFNLMGPNRIAGIENDTGVGPGTFVDFRRFTEKYKFMPFGISSACIYK